AGTGAACCAGAGGTTGTTCCCCTGCCGGTGGACCTCGAAACCCTGCGCCGCGACCAGGCTCTGCACCAGGTCGGCCAGGGGGCCCTCCTCGCCGGACACGCTGGGCGTGCCGACCAGGAGCGTCAGCAGTTCGGCGGGGCTCATGGCTTGGCTCCGCCGGCGGCAGGCGCCGCCAAAGATCCAGTGGCAGGCTGGGCGGCGACGATCATCGTCCCGCTGCCCTCGTTGGTGAAGACTTCCGCCAGCAGGGCGTCCGGCGCGAGGCCGCTGACCAGGTGGACGCTGGGGACGCCGCCCTGGATGGCCGCCTTCACCGCCGCCGCCTTGGGGCGCATGCCGCCGCTGATGATGCCCTTGGCCTCGAAGGCGGCGAGCTGGTCCAGCGTGGCATGGGGAATGAGGGAGGAGGCCTTGGCGACATCCTTCAGCAGGCCCGGCACGGAAAGCAGGAAGAAGAGCTTCTCGGCGCCCAGAGCCGAGGCCAGGCTCGATGCGATGGTGTCGGCATTGGTGTTGTAGATGGCGCCGTCTTCGCCGCCGGACAGGGGCGCCACCACGGGCACGAACCCGCCGTCCAGCAGATGGCTGAGGACATGGGGATCCACGGCGTCGATGTCACCCACCAGGCCGAAGTCCACCAGCTGGGGCTCGGTGGCGCCGTCCGGCACCACGGCCACCGGGGGCCGCTTGCTGGCTTTCAGCAGACCGGCGTCAAGACCCGTGAGGCCCACGGCGGGCACGCCCGCGGCCTGCAGATCCGCCAGGAGGTCCATGTGGACCTGGCCCGCAAAGACCATCTTGGCGGCATCCAGCACCTCGGGGCTCGTCACGCGGCGCCCCGCCACCTTCTGCACGGGGATGTGCATGGCCTTGCAGACGGCATCCAGCTCGGCCCCGCCCCCGTGCACCACCACCACGCGGATGGAGAAGGACCAGAGCAGGGCGATCTGCTCACAGAGGGCCTTGCGGATCTTGGGTTCCGTCAGCACCTCGCCGCCCACCTTCACCACGAAGGTCTTGCCGCGGAACAGGCGGACATATCGGGAGGCTTCCTTGAGGGCGGCGTAGGGATTGGGGGAAAGGGGCATCACAACCTCGGGAATCGATGACTGAAGACTGAAGACTCAGGACTGCGACAGCAGGGAGTGGATGGTGGCCCGCTGCACATGGAAGCGGTTCTCGGCCTCATCCACGACGCGGCTCCAGGGCCCGTCGAGGACGCTGTCGTGGACTTCCAGGTTGCGGCGCACGGGCAGGCAGTGGATGAAGATGGCCTCCTTCGAGGCCTTCCGCAGGTGGGCAGCGGTGGGCATCCAGGCCGCCAGATCGGCCATGGGGGCCGCCTCGATTCCGGAGCTGGTGGAGGGGCCCCAGGCCTTGGCATAGACGGCGGCGCTGCCCTCCAGGGCGGCATCCTGGTCGTTCGTGTAGGTGATCTTCCCGCCGGTGACCGCGGCATAGGCCTCGGCCTCGGCGCGGACCTCCGGCGCCAGCTCGTAGCCCTTGGGGTGGGCCACGCGGATCTCGGCCCCGCAGGCCGCGGCCGTCAGGAGGAAGGAGTTGGGCACCGCCTTGGGCAGGGGCTTGATGTGGGGCGCCCAGGTGAGGGTGACGGGCACCTTCGTGCTGCCGTGGGTCTCCTGGATGGTGAGCAGGTCCGCCAGGCCCTGATGGGGATGTTCCCGGGCGCTCTCCATGCTCAGCACGGGCACCGTGGAGAAGCGCCGGAAGGCGTTGATGACGGGATCGGTCTCATCCACCGCATCGCCCTCGCCGCCGCTGAAGGTGCGCACGGCCAGCAGGTCGGCGTAGCGGCCCAGCACGGGCACGCCCTCGCGCACATGTTCCGCCCGGTCCCCATTCATGATGGCGCCGTCGCGGTCCTCCAGCTTCCAGGTGCCCGCGCCCACTTCCAGCACGATGGCGTGGCCGCCGTGGCGCAGCATGGCGGCCTCGAAACTGGCCCGGGTGCGCAGGCTGGGGTTGAAGAAGACCATGCCCAGGATGCGGTCCGTGAAGATGGCGCCGGGCCGCTCGCGCTTCCAGGTCGCGGCCTTGGCGAGGATCTGCTGGACCCCTTCAGGCCCGAGGTCCGAGATGCGGGTGAAGTGCTTCATGGTTGCTCCCAGGGTTCAGGGCTTGGCGAAGGCATGGATGGCGGTGATGAGGGCGATGAGGGCTTCTCCGCTGATGTTGAGGGGCGGCATGAGGCGCAGCACCGTGGGGTCGCCCGAGCCGCCCACGAGGATGCGGCGGGCCAGCAGGTGCTTCTTGAGGGCGGCGGCGTGGGGGCTGCGGAGGCCCAGCAGCAGGCCTTCTCCGAGCACCTCTGTCACCACGGAGCCCTTCAGCTCCTGCCGCAGGCGCGCGGCGGCGGCCGTGGCGTTCTTCATCAGGCCCTCGTCCTCGATCACGCTCAGCGTGGCGATCAGGGCGGCGCAGGCCAGGGGGCCTCCACCGAAGGTGCTGCCCAGATCTCCGCCCTTGAGCCTCGATGCCACGGCGGCCGTCATGAGCAGGGCACCCATGGGCACGCCGGACGCGAGGCCTTTGGCAGAGGTGATGAGGTCGGGGCGGGCGCCGTAGAACTGGGCGGCGAATGGGGTGCCGAGGCGACCCATGCCGGTCTGCACTTCGTCGAAGATGAGCAGGGTGCCGGCCGCATCGCACTTGGCCCGGAGGGCCCAGAACCAGTCAGCGGCCGCGGTCTTCACGCCCGCCATGCTCTGGATGGGCTCGAGGATGACGCCGGCGATGTCCGAGAAATCGGCCGCTTCGAGCGCGGCGAGATCCCCGAAGGGCAGGCGCAGGCAGGGCACAAGCTGATCGGCAAAGGGCGCGGTGATCTTCGGATCGTCCGTGACGGACAGGGCCAGGAGGGTGCGCCCATGCCAGCCGCCCTCGAAGGCCGCCAGCTTCTTCCGGCCCGTGAGGAGCAGCGCCATCTTCAGGGCGTTCTCGTTGGCCTCGGCGCCGCTGTTGCAGAAGAAGACGGAATCCATGCCGGCGAACGCGGTGATCTGCGCGGCGGCCGCGTCCCGCACCGGCAGGGCCGCCGCGGCTGAATAGAAGAGCAGTGAGGCGGCCTGATCGGCCACGGCCTTCACGACGGCGGGGTGGCTGTGACCCGTGGCGCAGACGCAGTGGCCGCCGTAGAAGTCCCACCAGGCCTGCCCCTGGTCGTCGAAGACCCGGTCGCCCTCGCCCCGGATCAGGAGGAAGGGATAGGGGGCGTAGGTGGGGAGCAGGGCGGGGACTGAAACGGGGGTGGTCATGCGGGAATCCTGTGCATATGCGCGCATGGGGTGTGCATATCCAAACACTCGAATGCATAATATGCAAGATTCGCAAATTTGAATCAAGCATTATTTCCATGAATTTCAGAAACATGTTTGTGAAGAGCTTGCAAATCCATGCAATTTCATGCAATCTTCATGCATGGACTTGGACCAGCTCATCCTCCGGCTCCTGGAGGCCCACCCCATCGCGGATCAGACGGACCTGCTGCTGCGGCTGTCCGCCGAGGGCCACGACCTCACGCAGTCCACCCTGTCCCGCCGCCTGAAGCGGCTGGGGATCCTCAAGGTCCAGGGCCGCTACCGCCGGGTGGAGGGCTCCGCCCAGATCCTGCCGGAGGTCACCCTCACCGAGGTGCCGCCCAACCTGCTGGTGCTGCGCACGGCCCCCGGCTTCGCCCAGGCCCTGGGGCTCACCCTCGATGCCGAACCTGTTCCCGGGCAGATGGGCACCCTCGCCGGCGACGACACGGTGTTCGTGGCGGTCCTGCCGGAGCGCCTGGCCGAGGTGAAGGCGCATCTGGCGCAGGTGCTGGCGGCGCGCTAGGCTTCGGCCTCCATCAGGATCCAGAGGCTCCGGCCCAGCAGGCCGAGGCTGAACAAGGGCGGGAGCACCAGGAGCGGGGCCTGGAGGACCGTGGCCCAGCCCCCGGGAGGCCAACCGGACCCAAGGCCTGCGGCTCCTGCGGCAGCAGCCAGCATCCAGGTCCCCCGCTCGATGCGGCGCACCAGATTCACATGGTCCTGGCGCCGGGCCAGCCAAGCCCTCAACTGCAGGAACTCGGGGGTCCAACGGACAGCCGTGAGCTGGATCTCCTCACGGCCCCAGGCCTCCACTCGCTGGGCCAGCGGATCGGATGTAGGTCGATTCATGCTCCACCTCCCATGAAGGGGCTTTCGAGTGCCACGAGGATTCCCTGCATGCGCTGGCGGGCCCGGTGGAGCAGCACCTTCACGCTGCCCTGGCGCAAGCCCAAGGCCCGGGCGAGTTCAGCGTGGTCCAGGCCTTCCACATAGGCCAGCCAGAGGAGGCTGCGCTGGCGTGGGCTGAGGCCTGAGAAGCCACGGGCCACCAGTTGCCTTTCCTGGGCTTGAAGGTCCGCGGGGGGCTCCAGGGAGGCTGGTTCCGCAGGCCCTGCCTCGTCACCTTCGTCGGGGCCCCAAGGCCACCACTGGAGGCAGCGGTGCCGCCTCCAGTGGTCCCGCAGCAGGCGCGTGGCGGTCGTGAGGAGCCAGCCGCGCAGGGCCTCGGGGCGGAGATCC
The window above is part of the Geothrix sp. genome. Proteins encoded here:
- the argB gene encoding acetylglutamate kinase, giving the protein MPLSPNPYAALKEASRYVRLFRGKTFVVKVGGEVLTEPKIRKALCEQIALLWSFSIRVVVVHGGGAELDAVCKAMHIPVQKVAGRRVTSPEVLDAAKMVFAGQVHMDLLADLQAAGVPAVGLTGLDAGLLKASKRPPVAVVPDGATEPQLVDFGLVGDIDAVDPHVLSHLLDGGFVPVVAPLSGGEDGAIYNTNADTIASSLASALGAEKLFFLLSVPGLLKDVAKASSLIPHATLDQLAAFEAKGIISGGMRPKAAAVKAAIQGGVPSVHLVSGLAPDALLAEVFTNEGSGTMIVAAQPATGSLAAPAAGGAKP
- a CDS encoding N-acetylornithine carbamoyltransferase, producing the protein MKHFTRISDLGPEGVQQILAKAATWKRERPGAIFTDRILGMVFFNPSLRTRASFEAAMLRHGGHAIVLEVGAGTWKLEDRDGAIMNGDRAEHVREGVPVLGRYADLLAVRTFSGGEGDAVDETDPVINAFRRFSTVPVLSMESAREHPHQGLADLLTIQETHGSTKVPVTLTWAPHIKPLPKAVPNSFLLTAAACGAEIRVAHPKGYELAPEVRAEAEAYAAVTGGKITYTNDQDAALEGSAAVYAKAWGPSTSSGIEAAPMADLAAWMPTAAHLRKASKEAIFIHCLPVRRNLEVHDSVLDGPWSRVVDEAENRFHVQRATIHSLLSQS
- a CDS encoding aminotransferase class III-fold pyridoxal phosphate-dependent enzyme — translated: MTTPVSVPALLPTYAPYPFLLIRGEGDRVFDDQGQAWWDFYGGHCVCATGHSHPAVVKAVADQAASLLFYSAAAALPVRDAAAAQITAFAGMDSVFFCNSGAEANENALKMALLLTGRKKLAAFEGGWHGRTLLALSVTDDPKITAPFADQLVPCLRLPFGDLAALEAADFSDIAGVILEPIQSMAGVKTAAADWFWALRAKCDAAGTLLIFDEVQTGMGRLGTPFAAQFYGARPDLITSAKGLASGVPMGALLMTAAVASRLKGGDLGSTFGGGPLACAALIATLSVIEDEGLMKNATAAAARLRQELKGSVVTEVLGEGLLLGLRSPHAAALKKHLLARRILVGGSGDPTVLRLMPPLNISGEALIALITAIHAFAKP
- a CDS encoding RNA polymerase sigma factor produces the protein MDPSAFKTCFETSRAPLLAYLVRVSGNPDLAEEVLQEAYVRLLNASPRDLRPEALRGWLLTTATRLLRDHWRRHRCLQWWPWGPDEGDEAGPAEPASLEPPADLQAQERQLVARGFSGLSPRQRSLLWLAYVEGLDHAELARALGLRQGSVKVLLHRARQRMQGILVALESPFMGGGA